One Sciurus carolinensis chromosome 10, mSciCar1.2, whole genome shotgun sequence genomic window carries:
- the Cxcl11 gene encoding C-X-C motif chemokine 11 — MNAKGTAIVVAVIVCATIVEGFPMFKGGRCLCIGPGAKAVKLTDIEKASIIYPSNSCDKIEVIITLKAHKGQQCLNPRSKQASFIIKQAERKNLKHRNK; from the exons atgaatgCGAAGGGCACGGCTATAGTCGTGGCTGTGATAGTCTGTGCTACGATTGTTGAAG GTTTTCCTATGTTTAAAGGGGGACGATGTCTTTGCATAGGCCCTGGAGCAAAAGCAGTGAAATTGACAGATATTGAGAAAGCCTCTATCATCTACCCAAGTAACAGCTGTGACAAAATTGAAGTGAT TATTACCTTGAAAGCACATAAAGGACAACAATGTCTGAACCCCAGATCAAAGCAAGCAAGCTTTATAATCAAG CAAgctgaaagaaagaatttaaaacatcGAAACAAATGA
- the Cxcl10 gene encoding C-X-C motif chemokine 10: protein MNQSAVFIFCLIFLTLSGIQGTPLMRRTTRCTCIKISNQPVNPKSLEKLELIPATEFCPVEIIATMKKNGEKRCLNPESKAIKNLLKALRKERSKRSP, encoded by the exons ATGAACCAAagtgctgtttttattttctgcctcatcttcctgacTTTGAGTGGAATTCAAG GAACACCTCTCATGAGAAGAACAACACGCTGCACCTGCATCAAGATTAGTAACCAACCTGTTAATCCAAAATCCTTAGAAAAACTTGAACTTATTCCTGCAACTGAATTTTGTCCAGTTGAGATCAT TGCCACAATGAAAAAGAACGGGGAGAAGAGATGTCTGAATCCAGAATCTAAAGCCATCAAGAATTTACTGAAAGCACTTAGGAAAGAAAG GTCGAAAAGATCTCCTTAA